A genomic region of Methanomassiliicoccus sp. contains the following coding sequences:
- a CDS encoding HAD family hydrolase — MPRTLLVDLGGTLIDLFGHTSPGQVLPRSLEGASRVLMEAGSRPPPISVLESRWETRRQDPNDTSVRTLEDRLSFTFDIDPNEGALLLSACRAFMWPLFSQTRVFEDTLPFLSHARTRGIRVVIVSNTTWGSPAHLWRELLDVIGLSACVDASVFCRDVGRRKPDPMVYRYAMEVAGTPPESCLFVGDNPVWDVEGPERAGIRSVLLDRRAEWIGQGYDRTTSLLEVKDLYLK, encoded by the coding sequence ATGCCACGGACCTTGCTGGTGGACCTAGGCGGGACATTGATAGACCTGTTCGGGCACACTAGCCCCGGTCAGGTCCTGCCCAGATCTCTCGAGGGGGCGTCCCGGGTGTTGATGGAGGCAGGTTCTCGCCCACCTCCGATCAGCGTTCTAGAGTCCCGATGGGAAACACGGAGGCAGGACCCCAACGACACCTCAGTGAGGACTCTGGAGGACCGTTTGTCGTTCACCTTCGATATCGATCCCAACGAGGGGGCGCTGCTGCTCTCGGCCTGCCGCGCGTTCATGTGGCCGCTCTTCTCTCAGACAAGGGTGTTCGAGGATACCCTCCCCTTTCTGTCCCACGCCCGGACCCGTGGCATAAGGGTGGTCATAGTCTCTAACACCACCTGGGGGAGCCCGGCCCACCTGTGGAGGGAGCTATTAGATGTGATAGGTCTAAGCGCCTGCGTCGACGCTTCGGTGTTCTGCCGGGACGTGGGTCGAAGGAAGCCTGACCCCATGGTCTACCGATATGCCATGGAGGTAGCGGGGACACCCCCGGAGAGCTGCCTCTTCGTGGGCGATAATCCAGTATGGGACGTGGAAGGTCCTGAGAGAGCGGGTATAAGATCAGTGCTCTTAGACAGAAGGGCCGAATGGATCGGCCAGGGCTATGACCGCACCACGTCTTTGCTTGAGGTCAAGGACCTATACCTGAAGTAG
- a CDS encoding exopolyphosphatase has product MDRYCEHPFSGQLLAISDKLKAGKKAVFLHGNADPDALGSAYAIYRSFPEVTVVAVGGIDRVAKVMAMKLDLAVENQVNLDDFDYLVAVDSSSMDQIGIDVSGRDIVAIDHHSPSGDWDQGLCCIDEGRRSCAEIVFDLLRVSGATIDRNIGLALAVGMLTDSGHFRFANATMMRSFAEVMETSGIEMDEVMDLTDLDTDVSERISQLKGAQRMRFERIGDNIVAISLGSAHESSVCKALLNIGADISFVGSQRDERFRISSRARQDMVRKGLHLGVLLDEIGGETNNSGGGHAGAAGLTGVGDVEAVLNMCMKRTMEFFREIQGRRPTSGIGP; this is encoded by the coding sequence ATGGACCGTTACTGTGAACATCCGTTCAGTGGTCAGCTTCTAGCAATATCAGATAAGCTGAAGGCAGGCAAGAAGGCTGTCTTCCTTCATGGCAATGCTGACCCCGATGCCCTTGGCTCAGCTTATGCCATCTACCGCAGCTTCCCCGAGGTCACCGTGGTGGCGGTCGGTGGCATAGATAGGGTGGCCAAGGTCATGGCCATGAAGCTCGATCTGGCGGTAGAGAACCAAGTGAACCTTGATGACTTTGATTACCTGGTCGCCGTGGACTCATCTTCAATGGACCAGATAGGGATCGACGTTTCCGGTAGGGACATCGTGGCCATCGACCACCACTCTCCCAGCGGGGATTGGGATCAGGGATTGTGCTGCATCGATGAGGGACGACGGAGCTGTGCGGAGATCGTGTTCGATCTCCTGAGGGTCTCCGGAGCAACCATCGACAGGAACATAGGGCTCGCCCTGGCTGTGGGCATGCTCACCGACAGCGGGCATTTCCGCTTCGCCAACGCAACCATGATGCGTTCGTTCGCTGAGGTGATGGAGACCTCAGGCATAGAGATGGACGAGGTCATGGACCTGACGGATCTGGATACGGATGTCTCCGAGCGGATCTCCCAGCTCAAAGGGGCACAGCGCATGCGCTTCGAAAGGATCGGCGACAATATCGTGGCCATCTCCTTAGGCAGCGCTCACGAGAGTTCGGTGTGCAAGGCGCTTTTGAACATCGGGGCGGACATCTCCTTCGTAGGGTCCCAGAGAGACGAAAGGTTCCGGATCAGCTCCCGCGCTAGGCAGGATATGGTCAGGAAGGGCCTCCACTTGGGAGTGCTCCTCGACGAGATCGGCGGGGAGACCAACAACAGTGGTGGGGGACATGCGGGAGCTGCCGGCCTCACAGGTGTGGGGGACGTGGAGGCGGTCCTGAACATGTGCATGAAGCGCACCATGGAATTCTTCCGCGAGATCCAGGGTCGGCGCCCTACTTCAGGTATAGGTCCTTGA
- a CDS encoding prefoldin subunit beta produces the protein MDDLSPKVQNQIAQFQQLQQQLQAVLNQKFQIDAQVKEMTRTTEELTKSPEDVVIYKSIGALLIKADGKETILKDIEESKETMEVRLKSLERQEKSLRDRYQALQDQLNKALSTPSGPSLGSM, from the coding sequence ATGGATGATTTGAGTCCCAAGGTCCAGAACCAGATCGCTCAGTTCCAGCAGCTCCAGCAGCAACTGCAGGCGGTTCTGAATCAGAAGTTCCAGATAGATGCCCAGGTCAAGGAAATGACCCGCACCACGGAGGAGCTGACCAAGTCCCCCGAGGACGTGGTCATCTACAAGTCCATTGGTGCCCTGCTGATCAAGGCTGACGGCAAGGAGACCATTCTGAAGGACATCGAGGAGAGCAAGGAGACCATGGAGGTCCGCCTAAAGAGCCTGGAGCGCCAAGAGAAGTCACTACGGGACAGATATCAGGCCCTGCAGGACCAGCTCAACAAGGCGTTGTCCACACCCTCTGGTCCGTCTCTGGGCTCGATGTAA
- a CDS encoding DNA-directed RNA polymerase subunit P yields the protein MYKCGACNEPIRSNVNTVGIQCEKCGSKIFYKERPNVKKVIKAR from the coding sequence ATGTATAAATGCGGGGCCTGCAACGAACCCATACGTTCCAACGTCAACACCGTCGGCATCCAGTGTGAGAAGTGCGGTTCCAAGATATTCTACAAGGAAAGACCTAACGTAAAGAAGGTCATCAAAGCCCGGTGA
- a CDS encoding 50S ribosomal protein L37ae: MSKSTEKAGSSGRFGTRYGVVVRNRVRDIEKVKISEHECPTCHRNSVSRVSSGIWHCSKCDTKFAAGAYSPISKKETSEEFRAAQAAKVESEVIVNNKGE; the protein is encoded by the coding sequence ATGTCCAAGTCAACAGAGAAGGCAGGAAGCTCGGGAAGGTTCGGTACGAGATATGGCGTGGTGGTCAGGAACCGCGTCCGCGACATCGAGAAGGTGAAGATCTCGGAGCACGAGTGCCCGACTTGCCACAGGAACAGCGTATCTCGGGTAAGCAGCGGTATTTGGCACTGCTCCAAGTGCGACACCAAGTTCGCCGCCGGAGCCTACTCCCCCATCTCCAAGAAGGAGACCTCAGAGGAGTTCCGTGCCGCTCAGGCCGCCAAGGTCGAGAGCGAGGTCATCGTGAACAACAAGGGTGAGTGA
- a CDS encoding exosome complex protein Rrp42 — MAEPIMSEIKKGHIHKLLSTGKRVDGRALDEYREIKIETNYIESAQGSARVRLGNTDVLVGVKMEVGKPFEDTPDRGVLTTNTELIPLASPTFEAGPPDAGAIELARVIDRGIRESEMIDLQKLCIKHGEEVWINFLDIYVLDYDGNLFDACFLGAIAALRTTMVPAKENDKGEDYPMPLRHLPIQTTVVKIENSILFDPTLDEEKVAEARLTVTTDENGDLRAMQKGLTGAFTLDEVKQVIDASLRVSKDLRNLMV; from the coding sequence ATGGCTGAACCAATAATGTCCGAGATCAAGAAGGGACACATCCACAAGCTGCTGTCCACCGGTAAGAGGGTTGACGGAAGGGCCCTCGACGAATACCGTGAGATCAAAATCGAGACCAACTACATTGAAAGCGCCCAGGGTTCCGCCCGAGTGCGCCTCGGTAACACCGATGTGCTCGTGGGAGTGAAGATGGAGGTGGGCAAGCCGTTCGAAGACACCCCCGACCGCGGCGTACTCACCACCAACACCGAGCTTATACCCCTGGCCTCCCCTACCTTCGAGGCTGGGCCTCCAGACGCTGGTGCCATAGAGCTGGCCAGGGTCATCGACAGGGGCATCAGGGAGAGCGAGATGATCGACCTGCAGAAACTGTGCATAAAGCACGGCGAGGAGGTATGGATCAACTTCCTGGACATCTACGTTCTGGACTACGACGGGAACCTATTCGATGCCTGTTTCCTCGGGGCCATTGCCGCTCTGAGGACCACGATGGTCCCGGCCAAGGAGAACGACAAGGGTGAGGACTACCCCATGCCCCTGCGCCACCTCCCCATTCAGACCACGGTCGTAAAGATAGAAAACTCTATATTGTTTGACCCGACTCTCGACGAAGAAAAGGTCGCGGAAGCTCGCCTTACAGTGACCACTGATGAGAACGGAGACCTGAGGGCGATGCAGAAGGGGCTCACTGGCGCTTTTACGCTGGACGAGGTCAAGCAGGTGATCGACGCGTCCCTGCGCGTGAGCAAGGACCTTAGAAACCTCATGGTGTGA
- a CDS encoding exosome complex exonuclease Rrp41, whose translation MSGMTTDIDLIDDNGIRIDGRKADELRPLKIEAGVLKRADGSAYVEWGKNKVLAAVYGPRECHPRHMQNPAKAIVQCKYNMLSFSVSDRKRPGPDRRSIEISKIISEALEYVVFTENYPRASIDVYIEVLQANAGTRCAGLTAASVALADAGIPMKDLVPAVAIGKADGQIVLDLNKEEDNYGNADLPIAMIPRTGEVLLMQMDGHMTMEEFDQALEYGKKACQMVYDVQKDALRRRYSVQAGNGDADDEQSQNNNSEA comes from the coding sequence ATGTCTGGAATGACTACCGATATTGACCTGATCGATGACAATGGGATCAGGATAGACGGAAGGAAGGCGGACGAGCTTCGGCCATTGAAGATCGAGGCCGGGGTCCTGAAGCGCGCGGACGGTTCCGCTTACGTGGAGTGGGGAAAGAACAAGGTGTTGGCTGCTGTATACGGTCCCCGGGAATGCCACCCTCGCCATATGCAGAACCCTGCCAAGGCCATCGTCCAATGCAAGTACAACATGCTATCGTTCTCGGTATCTGACCGCAAGCGGCCGGGACCGGACAGGCGCTCCATCGAGATCTCCAAGATCATCTCTGAAGCTCTTGAGTACGTGGTGTTCACAGAGAACTACCCGCGAGCGTCCATCGATGTGTACATCGAGGTGCTGCAGGCCAATGCCGGTACCCGCTGTGCAGGCCTGACCGCCGCCTCGGTGGCCCTGGCCGACGCCGGAATACCCATGAAGGACCTGGTCCCCGCGGTGGCCATCGGCAAGGCCGACGGACAGATCGTTCTGGACCTCAACAAGGAAGAGGACAACTACGGGAACGCTGACCTGCCCATAGCCATGATCCCCCGGACGGGAGAGGTCCTCCTCATGCAGATGGACGGACACATGACCATGGAGGAGTTCGACCAGGCCCTGGAGTATGGAAAGAAGGCCTGCCAGATGGTTTATGATGTTCAAAAGGACGCCCTGCGCCGGAGGTACTCGGTGCAGGCCGGCAACGGTGATGCGGACGATGAGCAGAGCCAGAACAACAACTCGGAGGCCTGA
- a CDS encoding KH domain-containing protein, with product MNSEGSRQPREIVMPGDLLEGEKLKPGAGTYVSDGKIFAALLGIKSVKSNYVNIIPLSGRYIPAVGDSVIGKVEDIGPSNWLIDINSPYPAPLHVNEVPWRVEFGDTARYMNVGDVILAKVLMVDETMRVQVTMKDQGLRKLQGGQIIEVSPSKVPRVIGKSGSMIQMIKGYTNCRIFVGQNGRIWLDGEVDNIMHGIKAIQMIEQDAHSHGLTEKVKAYLEQVSGQTAPRTE from the coding sequence ATGAATAGTGAAGGGTCGAGACAACCGAGGGAGATCGTTATGCCCGGAGATCTCCTCGAGGGAGAGAAGTTAAAACCGGGAGCGGGAACCTATGTTTCCGATGGCAAGATATTCGCCGCCCTCCTCGGCATCAAATCCGTGAAATCGAACTACGTTAACATCATCCCTCTGAGCGGTAGGTACATACCTGCGGTGGGGGACAGCGTGATAGGGAAGGTCGAAGACATCGGACCGTCCAACTGGCTTATCGATATTAACTCCCCGTATCCTGCGCCGTTACATGTTAACGAGGTACCCTGGAGGGTCGAGTTCGGCGACACCGCCCGTTACATGAACGTGGGCGATGTGATCCTGGCGAAGGTGCTGATGGTCGACGAGACCATGAGGGTGCAGGTAACTATGAAGGACCAGGGGCTGAGGAAGCTCCAGGGCGGACAGATCATTGAAGTATCGCCCAGCAAGGTCCCCCGGGTGATCGGAAAGAGCGGTTCCATGATCCAGATGATAAAAGGATACACGAACTGCCGCATCTTCGTGGGCCAGAACGGAAGGATCTGGTTGGATGGCGAGGTCGACAACATCATGCATGGGATAAAGGCCATCCAGATGATAGAGCAGGACGCCCACTCCCATGGTCTGACGGAGAAGGTGAAGGCGTACCTGGAACAGGTGTCCGGACAAACGGCGCCAAGAACAGAGTGA
- a CDS encoding ribosome assembly factor SBDS — MVDIEDAIVARLESHGETFEILIDPKVVNHIREGKEVDLAEHMVIDEVFRNAHKGTRPEEKKLQEVFGSTDPLLVARQIILKGEVQLTTQQRKEMQESKRKRIVAEIARNAINPQTSAPHPPARIEAAMEEARVHVDPFKSAESQIENVLKALRPLLPIRFDKVRIAVKLTGDQYGRCYDYIAQSGKITRDEWQSNGNWIGIVELPAGMRDDFLGKLAERTKGDVETKILKGPI, encoded by the coding sequence ATGGTCGATATCGAGGATGCCATCGTGGCCCGTTTGGAATCCCATGGGGAGACCTTCGAGATCCTCATCGACCCCAAGGTAGTCAACCATATAAGAGAGGGCAAGGAGGTCGATCTCGCTGAACACATGGTCATCGACGAGGTCTTCCGCAACGCCCATAAAGGGACCCGGCCTGAAGAGAAGAAGCTGCAAGAGGTATTCGGAAGCACCGACCCTCTCCTGGTCGCCAGGCAGATAATCCTGAAAGGTGAGGTGCAGCTCACCACCCAACAGCGCAAGGAGATGCAGGAGAGCAAGAGGAAGCGTATCGTGGCGGAGATCGCCCGGAACGCCATCAATCCTCAGACCTCCGCTCCCCATCCCCCCGCTAGGATAGAGGCGGCGATGGAGGAGGCGCGGGTGCATGTCGATCCATTCAAGTCCGCGGAATCGCAGATAGAGAACGTCCTCAAGGCCCTCCGGCCGCTCCTACCGATACGATTTGACAAGGTAAGGATCGCGGTGAAGCTCACTGGAGATCAGTACGGTCGCTGTTATGATTACATCGCCCAGTCCGGGAAGATAACCCGGGACGAGTGGCAATCCAACGGGAACTGGATAGGCATCGTAGAGCTGCCCGCGGGCATGCGTGATGATTTTCTAGGAAAGTTGGCGGAAAGGACCAAAGGGGATGTGGAGACGAAGATCCTCAAAGGCCCGATCTGA
- the psmA gene encoding archaeal proteasome endopeptidase complex subunit alpha: MQPGQMAYDRAITVFSPDGRLFQVEYAREAVKRGTTTVGLKFKDGAVLIVDKRIASRLMEPKSIEKIFQIDEHIGCATSGLVADARVLVDHARVTSQISKITYDERISVEMLVKKICDYKQNYTQYGGVRPFGTALLIAGVDDQGVHLFETDPSGALVSYKAGSIGAGRNVVMEVFEEQYQEGMEMEDAIVLGLKALKKATEEEKLNPKSVEIGIVRVGANFRRLDDGEVESVVNKANAE, encoded by the coding sequence ATGCAACCAGGACAAATGGCGTATGATAGGGCCATCACCGTGTTCTCGCCCGATGGAAGGCTGTTCCAAGTCGAATACGCGCGAGAAGCTGTCAAGAGAGGTACTACCACTGTTGGTCTAAAGTTCAAGGACGGTGCGGTCCTAATTGTTGATAAGCGCATCGCCAGCCGTCTCATGGAGCCCAAATCCATCGAGAAGATCTTCCAGATAGACGAGCACATCGGTTGTGCCACCTCGGGACTGGTCGCCGATGCTAGGGTCCTGGTGGACCACGCCCGGGTCACATCTCAGATCAGCAAGATCACTTACGATGAGAGGATCAGTGTGGAAATGCTAGTCAAGAAGATCTGCGATTACAAGCAGAACTATACTCAGTACGGGGGCGTCAGGCCGTTCGGAACGGCCCTCCTTATCGCTGGTGTCGACGACCAGGGCGTACACCTGTTCGAGACCGACCCCTCCGGCGCTCTCGTCTCCTACAAGGCGGGGAGCATAGGCGCTGGTCGCAACGTGGTCATGGAGGTCTTCGAGGAGCAGTACCAGGAAGGTATGGAGATGGAGGACGCCATCGTCCTGGGCCTGAAGGCGCTGAAGAAGGCCACGGAGGAAGAGAAGCTGAACCCCAAGTCCGTGGAGATCGGCATTGTTAGGGTAGGCGCGAACTTCCGCCGGTTGGACGACGGCGAAGTGGAGTCTGTGGTCAACAAGGCCAACGCAGAATGA
- the ftsZ gene encoding cell division protein FtsZ: MGCSVTSEDDEELRRLVESIRINISIIGCGGGGSNTVHRLATDGVKGATLVAANSDARHLLNVRTENKILLGRVLTKGLGAGAIPEVGRKAAEEAKNDISKYIDGSGVVFITAGMGGGTGTGSAPYVAEMAHRNGALTIGIVTLPFKSEGRMRMENARKGLEEMQRNCDTTIVILNEQLLKLVPKLPLNAAFKVADEVLMYGIKGITEIITKPGLVNVDFNDVHTIMKDGGTAMIGMGESSDEHDRMKDAVDEALTSPLLGEFNMTTAKGALIRVQGGSDLTVGEAEKAAEMVSSHLNPRTRIIWGCSVEPELKGKVRVLVVITGVTTPALT; this comes from the coding sequence ATGGGATGCTCCGTCACCAGCGAGGATGATGAGGAGCTCAGAAGATTGGTAGAGTCGATCAGGATCAACATCTCGATCATAGGTTGCGGGGGCGGTGGATCGAACACCGTCCATCGTCTTGCGACCGATGGAGTGAAGGGCGCAACACTGGTGGCTGCCAACAGCGATGCTCGTCATCTCTTGAACGTTCGTACAGAGAACAAGATCCTTCTGGGAAGAGTCCTGACCAAGGGCCTCGGGGCCGGGGCCATCCCTGAGGTCGGAAGGAAGGCGGCGGAAGAGGCCAAGAACGACATATCCAAGTACATCGACGGCAGTGGCGTGGTCTTCATAACCGCGGGCATGGGCGGAGGCACCGGCACCGGTTCTGCGCCCTATGTCGCCGAGATGGCCCACCGCAACGGGGCGCTGACCATCGGCATTGTGACCTTACCGTTCAAATCCGAGGGACGGATGCGAATGGAGAACGCCAGAAAGGGACTTGAGGAGATGCAGAGGAACTGTGATACCACTATAGTGATCCTCAACGAGCAGTTGCTGAAACTTGTTCCCAAGCTCCCCCTAAACGCCGCATTCAAGGTCGCCGATGAGGTGCTGATGTACGGCATCAAGGGCATCACTGAGATCATAACCAAGCCTGGGCTGGTGAACGTGGACTTCAATGATGTTCACACCATCATGAAGGACGGAGGGACGGCCATGATCGGAATGGGTGAAAGCTCTGACGAACATGACAGGATGAAAGACGCTGTGGACGAGGCGTTGACATCCCCCCTGCTGGGCGAATTCAATATGACCACTGCCAAGGGTGCCCTGATACGGGTCCAGGGAGGTTCGGACCTGACCGTCGGTGAGGCCGAGAAGGCCGCGGAGATGGTGTCCTCACATCTCAACCCCCGGACGAGGATCATCTGGGGATGTTCCGTGGAGCCAGAGCTGAAGGGGAAGGTCCGGGTGCTCGTGGTCATTACCGGAGTGACCACCCCGGCACTTACTTAA
- a CDS encoding zinc-ribbon domain-containing protein, with protein sequence MTPAFKQAMLGPLLPLGILLAGSGFGDLIKKMVLVRRSGQHAEGTEVQGRPRIQITGPKVQPEICQICMGRIKEGSEYVRCGTGKVFHSVCLARVGNCPYCCRTFAIKGRESTTSRNYVSPMVPMDTIGVPSTSSTETKCPVCGGGLEKDATNCRTCGAIFVADGGTFPCPSCGFLVREAENSCSRCGEPFHQYKLRICPVCDRVMGPNDETCTCGAILNDRCPECGAKLPDGATECGTCGAAFEFV encoded by the coding sequence ATGACGCCTGCCTTCAAACAGGCCATGTTGGGCCCCTTGCTGCCTCTAGGTATCCTCCTGGCAGGTTCGGGTTTCGGTGATCTGATCAAGAAGATGGTGCTTGTGAGGAGATCGGGCCAGCATGCCGAGGGTACGGAGGTTCAAGGACGACCTCGCATCCAGATAACCGGTCCAAAGGTGCAGCCTGAGATCTGTCAGATCTGCATGGGCAGGATCAAGGAGGGTTCGGAATATGTGCGCTGCGGTACCGGCAAGGTGTTCCATTCTGTATGCCTAGCAAGAGTAGGGAACTGCCCCTACTGTTGCAGGACCTTTGCGATAAAGGGCCGTGAGAGCACCACCTCACGGAATTATGTGTCACCTATGGTGCCGATGGACACGATCGGAGTACCTTCGACGTCCTCTACTGAAACGAAATGCCCCGTTTGTGGTGGAGGTCTCGAGAAGGATGCAACCAACTGCAGAACCTGCGGGGCGATATTCGTGGCGGACGGGGGTACCTTTCCATGCCCTTCATGCGGGTTCTTGGTTCGAGAGGCCGAGAACTCTTGCAGCCGTTGCGGGGAACCGTTCCATCAGTACAAGCTTCGCATCTGTCCAGTGTGCGATCGGGTGATGGGCCCTAACGACGAGACCTGTACATGTGGTGCTATACTCAACGACCGCTGTCCCGAGTGCGGGGCCAAGCTGCCCGATGGCGCGACGGAGTGCGGGACCTGCGGGGCCGCCTTCGAGTTCGTTTGA